A single region of the Anabaena sphaerica FACHB-251 genome encodes:
- the grxC gene encoding glutaredoxin 3 has product MTAAKVEIYTWTTCPFCIRAKNLLMNKGVDFIEYNIDGDEVARNKMAERSNGKRSLPQIFINDDHIGGCDDIYGLDRKGKLDALLADNKV; this is encoded by the coding sequence ATGACTGCTGCAAAAGTAGAAATTTACACTTGGACTACTTGCCCATTTTGTATCCGTGCTAAAAACTTACTGATGAATAAGGGCGTAGATTTCATCGAATACAACATTGATGGAGACGAGGTAGCAAGAAATAAAATGGCTGAGAGGTCAAACGGAAAACGTTCTCTACCTCAAATTTTTATCAATGATGATCACATTGGTGGTTGTGATGATATTTACGGTTTAGACCGCAAAGGCAAACTGGATGCTCTTCTTGCCGATAATAAGGTTTAG
- the hflX gene encoding GTPase HflX, translating to MGVGTPRQTQIPPLELPRYGAERLSGIRCIATHLKPEPPNEAALTAMALQRLDALVVLNITGAGFTRRGGGATGYVKEAYLAHLVSNSKQLVLTQSSGINTPDSALYSNVSPPLSLDAIADQDFLDLVESLEEEFRREYIAQEVDADHDRVVIVGMLTDNMTPQQFQDTIAELARLVDTAGGDVLQTLQQKRSRIHPQTVIGEGKVQEVALTAQTLGANLIVFDRDLSPAQVRNLEAQIGVRVVDRTEVILDIFAQRAQSGAGKLQVELAQLEYMLPRLTGRGRAMSRLGGGIGTRGPGETKLETERRAIQKRISRLQQEVNQLQAHRCRLRQRRQHREVPSVALVGYTNAGKSTLLNALTNAEVYTADQLFATLDPTTRRLVIPHADTNEPQETLITDTVGFIHELPASLMDAFRATLEEVTEADALLHLVDLSHPAWLSHIRSVRDILAQMPITPGPALVVFNKIDQVNSETLALAREEFPLAVFISASQRLGLETLRQRISQLIEYAVDCG from the coding sequence GTGGGGGTAGGCACTCCGCGTCAAACCCAAATTCCACCCCTAGAACTGCCCCGTTACGGTGCAGAACGACTGAGCGGGATTCGTTGTATAGCAACCCATCTCAAGCCAGAACCACCGAATGAGGCGGCACTGACAGCAATGGCGCTACAACGTTTAGATGCTCTAGTAGTTCTGAATATTACGGGTGCGGGATTTACCCGTCGGGGTGGGGGTGCAACTGGGTACGTAAAAGAAGCTTATTTAGCTCATCTGGTATCCAATAGCAAACAGTTAGTTTTAACGCAGTCATCAGGAATTAACACCCCAGACTCAGCCTTATATTCCAACGTATCGCCGCCTTTGAGCTTAGATGCGATCGCGGATCAGGATTTTCTGGACTTAGTGGAAAGTCTAGAAGAAGAATTCCGTCGGGAATATATCGCTCAGGAAGTAGACGCTGACCATGACCGCGTGGTTATAGTTGGGATGCTCACCGATAATATGACTCCCCAGCAATTCCAAGACACCATAGCAGAATTAGCAAGGTTAGTAGATACGGCTGGGGGTGATGTATTGCAGACGCTACAACAAAAGCGATCGCGCATTCATCCCCAAACTGTAATTGGTGAAGGTAAAGTCCAAGAAGTAGCCCTCACAGCCCAAACATTAGGGGCAAATCTGATCGTTTTTGATCGGGATCTATCACCCGCTCAAGTCCGCAACCTAGAAGCGCAAATAGGTGTTAGAGTTGTTGACCGTACAGAAGTTATATTAGATATCTTTGCCCAACGCGCCCAATCTGGTGCTGGTAAATTACAAGTTGAACTAGCGCAGCTAGAATATATGCTGCCACGACTCACCGGCAGAGGCCGCGCCATGTCCCGACTAGGGGGTGGGATAGGGACTCGTGGACCTGGTGAAACCAAACTGGAAACAGAACGCCGGGCTATTCAAAAGCGAATTTCCCGACTGCAACAAGAAGTTAACCAGTTGCAAGCTCATCGTTGTCGGTTACGTCAACGGCGACAACATCGGGAAGTGCCTTCAGTTGCCTTAGTAGGTTATACCAACGCTGGCAAGTCTACCTTGCTCAACGCCCTCACTAACGCCGAAGTTTACACAGCCGACCAACTTTTTGCCACACTCGATCCGACTACACGCCGTCTTGTCATTCCTCATGCGGATACAAATGAACCCCAGGAAACCCTAATTACAGATACAGTAGGGTTTATTCACGAGTTACCAGCCTCCTTAATGGATGCTTTCCGTGCCACTTTGGAGGAAGTTACAGAAGCTGATGCCCTGCTGCATTTGGTGGATTTGTCTCATCCTGCTTGGTTGAGTCATATTCGTTCAGTTCGGGATATTCTCGCTCAAATGCCCATCACTCCTGGTCCTGCGTTAGTTGTGTTTAACAAAATTGATCAAGTCAATAGTGAGACTTTAGCTTTAGCACGAGAAGAATTTCCCCTAGCGGTTTTTATTTCCGCTAGTCAGCGTTTAGGCTTAGAAACTCTACGCCAGCGCATCTCCCAGTTGATTGAATATGCCGTAGACTGCGGTTGA
- a CDS encoding AAA family ATPase, with amino-acid sequence MSNNSELLKNLYNAFNPFQPLPAGDPNYVDCQDVRGDADILEELGNRIQLASQNTCQLYSGHRGAGKSTELLRLKEYLEARQCYVVYFAADEEDIDSEDAQYTDILLACTRRLLKDLRTMGNPQPVLNWLKDRWQDLRDLALTEIQIEDMNVEMQISQFAKLTANLRAVPELRQQIREKVNPHTVTLIKVLNEFIADVKKRLPSNRSQLAVIIDNLDRMVLVKDGERTNYEEVFLDRCEQLKALDCHLIYTVPIAMVYSTRATDLRDIYGDPQILPMVMVRTPRGEIYQPGIKKVKEVISRRIKQFAPDKPLETAIFDSAETVERLCLMSGGHVRNLLLLTQDAIGRTQDLPISERAVRRAITQARDTYRRAVENHQWTLLAEVSRSKRIINDDQYRSLMFNRCLLEYRYLDEEGEMQRWYDIHPLIQGIQEFKEAVENLP; translated from the coding sequence ATGTCCAACAATTCTGAATTACTCAAAAACCTCTACAATGCTTTTAACCCATTCCAACCCTTACCCGCAGGTGATCCCAACTATGTAGACTGTCAAGATGTGAGGGGAGACGCAGATATTTTAGAAGAATTAGGCAATCGTATTCAGTTAGCAAGTCAAAATACTTGTCAGTTATATTCTGGACATAGAGGTGCAGGTAAATCTACAGAATTACTAAGACTCAAAGAATATTTAGAAGCCAGACAATGTTATGTAGTTTATTTTGCTGCTGATGAAGAGGATATTGATTCAGAAGATGCTCAGTATACAGATATTCTCCTGGCTTGTACTCGGCGGTTATTAAAAGATTTGCGAACAATGGGCAATCCTCAACCAGTGCTAAATTGGCTCAAAGACCGTTGGCAAGATTTGAGAGATTTGGCACTAACTGAGATTCAAATCGAAGACATGAATGTAGAAATGCAAATTTCTCAGTTTGCCAAATTGACCGCAAATTTAAGGGCTGTTCCCGAATTACGCCAGCAAATCCGGGAAAAAGTCAATCCCCATACTGTGACTTTGATTAAGGTCTTAAATGAGTTTATTGCTGATGTTAAAAAGCGCCTACCCAGCAACCGCAGTCAACTGGCGGTAATTATTGATAACCTAGATCGAATGGTACTGGTAAAAGATGGTGAACGTACCAATTATGAAGAAGTTTTTTTAGACCGCTGTGAACAACTTAAAGCTTTAGATTGCCATTTAATCTATACTGTACCCATAGCGATGGTATATTCTACCAGGGCTACAGACCTGCGAGATATATATGGTGATCCACAAATTTTACCAATGGTGATGGTACGCACTCCCAGAGGTGAAATTTATCAACCTGGAATCAAAAAAGTGAAAGAGGTGATTTCCCGGAGAATTAAGCAGTTTGCTCCAGATAAACCTCTGGAAACGGCAATATTTGACAGTGCAGAAACCGTAGAGCGACTTTGTTTGATGAGTGGAGGTCACGTCAGAAATTTGCTATTGTTGACTCAGGATGCTATTGGACGCACTCAAGATTTACCAATTTCCGAAAGAGCAGTTCGACGCGCCATTACTCAAGCTAGAGATACATACCGCCGCGCCGTGGAAAACCATCAATGGACATTGCTGGCAGAAGTCTCCCGTTCTAAGCGTATCATCAACGATGATCAGTATCGGAGTTTGATGTTTAATCGCTGCCTGTTAGAATACCGCTATTTAGATGAAGAAGGGGAGATGCAGCGTTGGTATGATATTCACCCACTGATTCAAGGTATTCAGGAATTTAAAGAAGCTGTAGAAAATCTCCCATGA
- a CDS encoding tetratricopeptide repeat protein — protein MILNYSNWDDDLPPDPEEIYQDLLCALERKLGFGLYFVQCTPVESDLFIHKIPQDIPHKKIAVLRLIEPVDKLYQQVANYIQDQTIDILLIKGLEYSLYKYEKRNFGEITEGQFINLTKVPPILNHLNQQRERFRDDFPFSFVFLLRSFSLSYLIHRAPDFFDWRSGVYELPTTPELVEEESRRLLLEGDYEKYLQLTSEEKIEKVLEIQELLTEKHQTDSNKASLLFELGNLLYSANEYETAITFYEQELKIKPDDHFGWYNRGHALLNLGNNEEAILSYEQALKIKPDDHYAWYNRGNALRNLGNNEEAILSYEQALKIEPDDPYFWYNRGNALRNLRRNEEAILSYDQALKIKPVDSYTWNNRGIALRNLDRYEEAILSYEQALKIKPDDHYTWYNRGIALRKLGRNEEAIISYDQALEIRPDDHYAWNNRGNALDDLGRTDEALFSYDQALKLKPDDKYAWYNKACCYAIQGNIEQALENLEQAINLQPEEFVKMAKADPDFHCIREDMRFQCLMQKGVKQ, from the coding sequence ATGATACTCAATTACAGTAACTGGGATGATGATTTACCCCCAGACCCCGAAGAAATCTATCAAGATTTACTCTGCGCCCTGGAAAGAAAATTAGGATTCGGTTTATATTTTGTACAATGTACTCCTGTGGAATCAGATCTTTTCATACATAAGATTCCCCAAGATATTCCCCATAAAAAGATTGCCGTATTACGCTTGATAGAACCAGTTGATAAGTTATATCAGCAAGTAGCTAATTACATTCAAGATCAAACAATTGACATCTTATTAATTAAAGGTCTGGAATATTCCCTATATAAATATGAGAAAAGAAATTTTGGGGAAATAACTGAAGGTCAGTTTATCAATTTAACCAAAGTACCACCAATACTAAATCATCTCAACCAACAGCGAGAAAGGTTTAGGGATGATTTCCCATTTTCCTTTGTATTTTTATTGCGATCATTTTCACTCAGCTATTTAATCCATCGCGCTCCTGATTTTTTTGATTGGCGCTCTGGAGTATATGAATTACCAACTACACCAGAATTAGTTGAAGAAGAATCTCGTCGTCTTCTACTAGAAGGAGACTATGAAAAATATCTGCAACTTACTTCTGAAGAAAAAATTGAAAAAGTCTTAGAAATTCAAGAACTTCTCACAGAAAAACATCAAACAGATAGTAATAAAGCAAGTTTGCTATTTGAATTGGGAAATCTACTTTATTCTGCCAATGAATACGAAACTGCTATTACTTTCTACGAACAAGAACTGAAAATTAAACCTGATGATCATTTTGGTTGGTACAACCGAGGTCATGCACTCCTGAATTTAGGCAACAATGAAGAAGCAATTTTATCTTATGAGCAAGCTTTAAAAATTAAACCTGATGATCATTACGCTTGGTACAATCGGGGTAATGCACTACGGAATTTAGGAAATAATGAAGAAGCGATTTTATCTTATGAGCAAGCTTTAAAAATTGAACCTGATGACCCCTATTTTTGGTACAATCGGGGAAATGCGTTACGAAATTTAAGACGTAATGAAGAAGCAATTTTATCTTATGATCAAGCTCTGAAAATTAAACCTGTTGACAGCTATACTTGGAACAATCGAGGTATTGCGCTGCGAAATTTAGACAGGTATGAAGAAGCAATTTTATCTTATGAGCAAGCTCTGAAAATTAAACCTGATGACCACTATACTTGGTACAATCGGGGCATTGCACTACGAAAGTTAGGACGAAATGAAGAAGCGATTATCTCTTATGACCAGGCTCTGGAAATTAGACCCGATGACCACTATGCTTGGAACAACCGAGGTAATGCTCTTGATGATTTGGGACGCACAGATGAAGCTCTTTTTTCTTATGATCAAGCATTAAAGCTGAAACCTGATGATAAATATGCTTGGTACAACAAAGCTTGCTGTTATGCTATTCAGGGTAATATTGAGCAAGCATTAGAAAACTTGGAGCAAGCAATTAATCTCCAACCTGAAGAGTTTGTAAAAATGGCAAAAGCTGATCCTGATTTTCATTGTATTCGTGAAGATATGCGCTTTCAATGTTTAATGCAAAAAGGTGTAAAACAGTGA
- a CDS encoding FHA domain-containing protein, giving the protein MVENHTQKPLLYQSSTNFSNHLSMAAKLSENHLLIIEDDQGRKEFPLENPVYSIGRDRNCNIRLISQFVSRHHATLVRLPRKNSNHSYYYRIVDGDPKGKPSSNGLMINGRKLPAHDLKNEDEIVFGPQVRAIYYLLKNSPPLGQTDASEYDITLINPGMTEDEEE; this is encoded by the coding sequence ATGGTAGAAAACCATACTCAAAAACCTCTTCTATATCAAAGTTCAACAAATTTTAGTAACCATCTGTCAATGGCAGCAAAACTTAGTGAAAACCATCTACTGATTATTGAAGACGACCAAGGACGCAAAGAATTTCCTCTGGAAAATCCCGTCTATTCTATCGGCAGAGACCGGAATTGTAATATCCGTTTGATATCGCAGTTTGTGTCCCGTCACCATGCCACATTAGTCCGATTACCACGCAAGAATAGCAATCATAGCTATTATTACCGCATTGTCGATGGTGATCCCAAAGGTAAGCCTAGTTCCAACGGTTTAATGATTAATGGACGCAAATTGCCAGCCCATGATCTAAAAAATGAAGACGAAATTGTTTTTGGTCCTCAGGTACGCGCTATTTATTATCTGCTAAAAAATTCTCCCCCTTTAGGACAAACTGATGCCAGTGAGTACGATATTACATTAATCAATCCTGGGATGACAGAGGATGAAGAAGAGTGA
- a CDS encoding heavy metal translocating P-type ATPase: MQLAPETKLAPESSPITEKIILDVGGMKCAGCVKAVERQLTQHPEVKNVCVNLATEVAVIEAEVGAVHPDELAKALTATGFPSQPRTANSQAAGKKFDLATRQHQEMQAAFRQLVIAALLLVFSGIGHFGNTIFPILNNIWFHCGLATVALLIPGRPIIIDGWQGWRRGAPNMNTLVSLGTLTAYTASLVALLFPQMGWECFFDEPVMMLGFILLGRTLEKQARGRAASAFRQLLALQPQIARLIANPDSEKLVAGANIVQIPAEQVRVGEWLQVLPGDKIPVDGEVRFGQTTVDESMLTGESVPVIKQPGETVAAGTINQSGAIAIQATRTGDDTTLAHIVALVEAAQTRKAPVQKLADTVAGYFTYGVLTASLLTFVFWYFFGTHIWPDVNISDGMEMMSHVAHHPATKIQHSSLLISLKLAIAVMVVACPCALGLATPTAILVGTGMGAERGLLIKGGDVLEKVHQLNTVVFDKTGTLTTGNPTVTDCLLFADSEESSLSLLQLAAAVESGTYHPLAKAIHQEVQRQNLSIPHAVDFHTEPGMGVSAVVEGKNVLLGNWEWLKWHGITISETALQHAQRLATEGKTVISVAVGNSLAGLIAVSDTLRPDAKATVNKLRQMGLRVMLLSGDRLEAASAIAQQLGLDSTDVMAGIPPAKKASAIQSLQTGEMGKTSNGESVIIPNSKSIVAMVGDGINDAPALSQADVGIALHSGTDVAMETAEIILMRDSLTDVVESIQLSRATFNKIRQNLFWAFAYNTIGIPLAAGVFLPYFGFVLSPSSAAALMAFSSVSVITNSVLLRRFAHQP, from the coding sequence ATGCAACTTGCCCCAGAAACTAAGCTTGCCCCAGAATCTTCCCCAATTACAGAGAAAATTATTTTAGATGTAGGGGGTATGAAGTGCGCTGGGTGTGTGAAAGCAGTAGAAAGACAGCTAACCCAACATCCAGAAGTTAAAAACGTCTGCGTTAACCTAGCCACAGAAGTAGCAGTCATAGAAGCAGAGGTTGGTGCGGTACATCCAGATGAACTGGCAAAGGCATTAACAGCAACAGGTTTTCCCTCTCAACCCCGCACCGCTAATAGTCAAGCAGCAGGGAAGAAATTTGATCTAGCCACCAGACAGCACCAGGAAATGCAAGCTGCATTTAGACAATTAGTAATTGCTGCCTTGTTATTGGTATTTTCAGGAATTGGACATTTTGGTAATACCATTTTCCCAATTTTGAATAACATCTGGTTTCACTGCGGACTAGCAACAGTGGCGCTGCTGATTCCTGGTCGTCCCATCATCATAGATGGCTGGCAAGGTTGGCGACGGGGTGCGCCGAATATGAATACTTTGGTCAGTTTGGGAACTCTGACGGCTTATACTGCTAGTTTAGTGGCGCTGTTGTTTCCCCAGATGGGTTGGGAATGTTTCTTTGATGAACCAGTGATGATGCTGGGCTTTATCCTGCTGGGAAGAACTTTAGAAAAACAAGCTAGAGGACGCGCTGCATCTGCATTTAGGCAATTATTAGCACTCCAGCCTCAGATAGCAAGATTGATTGCCAACCCAGACTCAGAGAAATTAGTAGCAGGGGCAAATATTGTTCAGATACCAGCCGAACAAGTGCGGGTTGGTGAATGGTTACAGGTGCTACCAGGTGATAAAATCCCCGTTGATGGTGAGGTACGCTTTGGGCAAACGACGGTGGATGAGTCGATGTTAACTGGGGAATCTGTACCAGTGATTAAGCAACCGGGAGAAACAGTTGCAGCGGGAACTATTAACCAATCAGGTGCGATCGCTATTCAAGCCACCCGCACTGGCGATGATACAACTTTGGCGCACATTGTCGCTTTGGTGGAAGCTGCCCAAACTCGGAAAGCACCAGTTCAGAAATTAGCGGATACGGTTGCTGGTTACTTTACCTATGGAGTTTTAACCGCTTCTTTGCTGACTTTTGTGTTTTGGTACTTTTTTGGTACTCACATTTGGCCAGACGTTAATATTTCTGATGGCATGGAAATGATGAGTCATGTAGCGCATCACCCAGCCACCAAAATACAACATTCTTCACTTTTAATCAGTTTAAAATTAGCGATCGCTGTTATGGTCGTTGCCTGTCCCTGTGCTTTAGGACTAGCTACACCCACAGCTATTCTTGTCGGTACTGGCATGGGCGCAGAAAGAGGTTTATTAATCAAAGGTGGTGACGTTTTAGAAAAAGTCCACCAGCTAAATACCGTAGTCTTTGATAAAACAGGCACTCTGACCACAGGCAACCCCACAGTTACAGACTGTTTGTTATTTGCCGACTCAGAAGAGTCTTCCCTTTCACTTCTGCAACTAGCAGCAGCAGTAGAAAGCGGTACTTACCACCCCCTAGCTAAAGCAATTCACCAAGAAGTCCAACGACAAAATTTATCAATTCCCCATGCTGTAGACTTTCATACTGAGCCAGGAATGGGTGTATCTGCTGTAGTAGAAGGCAAAAACGTACTGTTAGGTAACTGGGAATGGTTGAAGTGGCATGGAATTACTATCAGTGAAACTGCTCTACAGCACGCACAAAGATTAGCAACTGAAGGTAAAACAGTTATTAGTGTTGCAGTTGGTAATAGTTTAGCTGGATTAATTGCCGTTAGCGATACCCTCAGACCAGATGCAAAAGCAACTGTTAACAAGCTGCGTCAGATGGGTTTGCGCGTCATGCTACTCAGCGGGGATAGATTAGAAGCAGCCAGTGCGATCGCTCAACAACTCGGACTAGATAGCACCGATGTCATGGCAGGTATTCCCCCAGCTAAAAAAGCCAGTGCAATTCAATCTCTTCAAACTGGGGAGATGGGTAAAACTAGTAATGGGGAAAGCGTAATCATACCCAATTCCAAATCCATCGTCGCTATGGTAGGAGATGGCATCAATGACGCTCCGGCTTTATCTCAGGCAGATGTCGGCATCGCTTTACACTCTGGAACAGATGTAGCTATGGAAACAGCAGAAATTATACTGATGCGGGATTCTCTAACTGATGTTGTTGAATCAATTCAACTTAGTCGTGCCACTTTCAACAAAATACGTCAAAATTTGTTCTGGGCTTTTGCATATAATACAATAGGCATCCCATTAGCAGCGGGTGTTTTCTTACCCTATTTTGGTTTTGTTCTTAGCCCATCCAGCGCCGCAGCCCTCATGGCTTTTAGCTCCGTTAGTGTGATCACTAACTCAGTCTTATTACGACGCTTTGCTCATCAACCGTAA
- a CDS encoding TM2 domain-containing protein yields MANLNPSHTTKQLLAGYCGIIVGGLGLHKFVLGYAPEGFIMLVISVVGGSLTYGFTLLIMQLVGLIEGMIYLNKNHEDFVNTYFVKKQGWF; encoded by the coding sequence ATGGCTAATCTCAACCCCTCTCATACTACCAAACAACTTCTAGCTGGTTACTGTGGCATTATTGTTGGGGGTCTTGGGCTACATAAGTTTGTTCTTGGTTACGCACCAGAAGGTTTTATCATGCTAGTAATTTCTGTAGTTGGTGGTTCTCTAACTTACGGATTTACATTGCTAATTATGCAGCTTGTGGGTTTAATTGAAGGCATGATTTACTTGAACAAAAACCATGAAGATTTTGTTAATACCTATTTCGTGAAAAAGCAGGGTTGGTTCTAA
- a CDS encoding type II CAAX endopeptidase family protein: MTLKRLLLIGLTLLAMMLSGLSLFASWQKPQFQSRLELYQTNIVLQAQAWQPEDSNDESLLAIREAIVGVKPLESAAKQYQQASESVQTNLDKAENKLAKLRAQDITAITPPKPLPNDPLETKTSPQEQQKQLEQSISKLQKLRDELDLRLGILQAQQGETDNALKTWSSLKETSETEFRETANVLSGLWSNPPRLLPNAQPLIQKNLEGWFRSTALIQLYQLQQREDALRDIQARQQAAATDAVWKLAIIAAIPSLTAFIGLILLVFLLGQRLLKGRESILAQNGEKLWSTPWNVETILQVFVLGFFLMGQLFIPELLTLLPISRSSDNVRVQAFSVLVSYVLVALGAFSVLYLSIKRYFPLPEDWFRFRFLSNWFLWGLGGYCTALPIVVIVSLINQQLWQGQGGSNPLLQLALESRDNIALGIFFFTAAIAAPFFEEFLFRGFLLPSLTRYLPVWAAIFVSSLLFAAAHLSLSEVLPLTALGMVLGIVYTRSRNLLAPMLLHSLWNSGTLLSLFLLGSSNN, encoded by the coding sequence ATGACACTTAAGCGGTTGCTGTTAATTGGGCTGACACTGTTAGCAATGATGTTGTCCGGCTTGTCTTTATTTGCTAGTTGGCAAAAACCACAGTTTCAAAGTCGTTTGGAACTGTACCAAACTAATATTGTCCTGCAAGCCCAAGCATGGCAACCAGAAGATAGCAACGACGAGAGTCTTCTGGCTATTCGGGAAGCGATAGTGGGTGTTAAACCCCTAGAAAGTGCTGCCAAGCAATATCAACAAGCGAGTGAGTCGGTGCAAACTAACTTGGACAAAGCCGAAAACAAACTCGCAAAACTTCGCGCTCAAGACATTACTGCTATCACACCTCCCAAACCCCTACCAAACGACCCCCTTGAAACTAAAACCTCTCCCCAAGAACAACAGAAACAGTTAGAGCAGTCCATCAGCAAACTGCAAAAATTGCGGGATGAATTAGATTTACGTCTAGGAATTTTACAGGCACAGCAAGGGGAAACAGATAACGCCCTGAAAACCTGGAGTTCTCTAAAAGAAACCTCAGAGACAGAATTTAGGGAAACTGCTAACGTATTAAGTGGACTATGGAGCAACCCCCCTCGTCTACTCCCAAATGCTCAACCACTGATTCAAAAAAATTTAGAAGGTTGGTTTCGCTCCACAGCTTTGATTCAGCTATACCAACTCCAACAACGTGAAGATGCTTTAAGAGATATTCAAGCTAGACAACAAGCAGCCGCTACTGACGCAGTATGGAAATTAGCGATAATTGCCGCTATTCCCAGCTTAACAGCCTTTATTGGTCTAATACTACTGGTCTTTTTGTTAGGTCAGCGTTTACTGAAGGGAAGAGAATCTATATTGGCTCAAAATGGTGAAAAGCTTTGGTCAACACCGTGGAATGTAGAAACAATTTTACAAGTTTTTGTCCTGGGATTTTTCCTAATGGGACAATTATTTATACCTGAATTATTAACCCTCCTGCCTATCTCCCGTTCCTCGGATAACGTGCGAGTTCAGGCTTTTTCCGTCTTGGTGAGTTACGTGCTAGTTGCCTTGGGTGCGTTTTCAGTGCTGTATTTATCTATCAAACGCTATTTTCCCCTACCAGAAGATTGGTTTCGCTTCCGTTTTCTCAGTAATTGGTTTTTGTGGGGACTAGGTGGCTACTGCACAGCTTTACCCATAGTGGTGATAGTCTCGTTGATTAATCAACAACTATGGCAAGGACAAGGCGGAAGTAACCCACTGTTACAACTGGCGCTAGAAAGCAGAGATAATATAGCATTGGGGATATTTTTCTTTACTGCGGCTATAGCTGCGCCATTTTTTGAAGAATTTTTATTTCGTGGGTTTTTATTACCCTCTCTGACTCGTTATTTACCCGTTTGGGCAGCAATTTTTGTGAGTAGTTTATTATTTGCTGCTGCTCATCTCAGCTTATCCGAAGTTCTACCACTTACAGCATTGGGCATGGTCTTAGGAATAGTGTACACGCGATCGCGCAATCTTCTTGCCCCTATGCTCCTGCACAGTCTTTGGAATAGCGGTACATTACTGAGTTTATTTCTTTTGGGGAGCAGCAATAATTAA
- a CDS encoding cysteine desulfurase encodes MTFTSTKTLADKVRSDFPILHQEVHGKPLVYLDNAATSQKPLAVLNAWRDYYEQYNSNVHRGAHFLSAKATDAYEAARDKVANFINAKSRQEIVYTRNASEAINLVAYSWGMSNLQPGDEIILSVMEHHSNIVPWQFVAQKTGAVLKFVELTPEETFDLEQFKKLISEKTKLVSVVHVSNTLGCINPVKEIAEITHRYGAKFLMDACQSVPHMPIDVQEIDCDWLVASGHKMCAPTGIGFLYGKLELLEAMPPFFGGGEMIAEVYLDHSTYAELPHKFEAGTPAIGEAIALGAAIDYLTNIGMDKIHAYEAELTAYLFEQLAQIPQIRIYGPKPNDQGEGRAALAAFTASEVHANDLATLLDQEGIAIRSGHHCTQPLHRHLGLSGTARVSLSFYNTREEIDIFIKALKETLDFFASVFGE; translated from the coding sequence ATGACATTCACTTCTACCAAAACTCTCGCTGATAAAGTTCGCTCTGATTTCCCGATTTTACATCAGGAAGTTCACGGTAAACCGTTGGTTTATCTCGATAATGCTGCTACTTCCCAAAAGCCTTTAGCTGTATTAAATGCTTGGCGTGATTATTACGAACAATATAATTCTAATGTACATCGTGGCGCACATTTTTTGAGTGCGAAAGCTACTGATGCTTATGAAGCAGCACGGGATAAAGTTGCTAATTTCATTAATGCGAAATCACGCCAGGAAATTGTTTACACCCGCAACGCTAGTGAAGCTATTAACTTAGTTGCTTACAGTTGGGGAATGAGCAATTTACAGCCAGGAGATGAAATTATTCTCTCGGTAATGGAACACCATAGTAATATAGTTCCTTGGCAATTTGTCGCCCAAAAAACAGGCGCAGTCTTGAAGTTTGTCGAATTAACACCAGAAGAAACTTTTGATTTGGAACAGTTTAAAAAACTAATTTCTGAAAAAACAAAACTGGTGTCAGTGGTTCATGTCTCTAACACCTTGGGTTGTATTAACCCAGTCAAAGAAATAGCCGAAATTACTCACAGATACGGTGCGAAATTCTTAATGGATGCTTGCCAAAGTGTCCCCCATATGCCTATTGATGTCCAAGAAATTGACTGTGATTGGTTGGTAGCTTCTGGACATAAAATGTGCGCTCCCACTGGCATTGGCTTTTTATATGGTAAGTTGGAATTATTAGAAGCAATGCCGCCATTTTTTGGTGGTGGTGAAATGATTGCTGAGGTTTATTTAGACCATTCCACCTATGCAGAATTACCCCATAAATTTGAAGCTGGTACACCTGCAATTGGGGAAGCGATCGCTCTTGGTGCAGCAATAGATTATCTTACTAATATAGGTATGGATAAAATCCATGCTTATGAAGCAGAATTAACTGCTTATTTGTTCGAGCAATTAGCGCAAATACCCCAAATTAGAATCTATGGACCAAAACCCAATGATCAAGGGGAAGGTAGAGCCGCATTAGCAGCATTTACAGCTTCTGAAGTTCATGCTAATGATTTAGCAACATTGTTAGATCAAGAAGGTATTGCAATTCGTTCTGGACATCATTGTACACAACCATTACACCGTCATTTAGGTTTATCAGGAACTGCACGAGTGAGTTTATCTTTTTACAATACTCGTGAGGAAATTGATATTTTCATCAAGGCTTTGAAGGAAACGCTGGACTTTTTTGCTAGTGTATTTGGTGAATAG